One segment of Solanum stenotomum isolate F172 chromosome 1, ASM1918654v1, whole genome shotgun sequence DNA contains the following:
- the LOC125851531 gene encoding protein terminal ear1 homolog, with the protein MLMQFLDEHCLLENQKARDSNGENIHVFAYDFLYLPMDFKSKMNKGYAFVNFTDERTVWNFFEVFDKLNVFPGSTWAVKIVTAKIQGKEALVNHFKNTRFVCESEEFLPVQFSPPRDGSGESVQMITVGEYKVTPSCSDILKKPQL; encoded by the exons ATGTTGATGCAATTTCTGGACGAGCACTGTTTACTGGAGAATCAAAAAGCTAGAGATTCAAATGGAGAAAATATTCATGTCTTTGCTTATGATTTCTTGTATTTGCCTATGGATTtcaa AAGCAAGATGAACAAAGGTTATGCATTTGTGAATTTCACAGATGAGAGAACTGTGTGGaatttttttgaggtttttGACAAACTAAATGTGTTTCCGGGATCTACTTGGGCGGTTAAGATTGTCACTGCGAAGATCCAG GGAAAAGAGGCTTTAGTGAACCATTTCAAGAACACAAGATTCGTATGTGAATCAGAAGAGTTTCTGCCAGTTCAGTTTAGTCCTCCGAGAGATGGTTCTGGGGAATCGGTACAAATGATTACTGTAGGTGAATACAAAGTCACTCCATCTTGTTCAGATATTCTCAAGAAACCCCAACTTTAG
- the LOC125866075 gene encoding uncharacterized protein LOC125866075 isoform X1 produces the protein MSSVMLSSSSSSMALHRLLRPAPILSFSFLKQSLYLLPHQTTSLHPITNNSPSFFPSLRTHTSIFLRSRTFSNLPISCTSQALLESSEDVEDEEIVKVNEEVTAPRPSESERKILRAKLPNLTVKEKKELASYAHSLGKKLKSQQVGKSGVTDTVVMALEETLEANELLKLKIHGTCPGGELDDVVKHLEEATGSVVVGQIGRTVILYRPSLTKMKAEEKKKQAQILFLKKQKQYAERRSFQVIFHLSSFFYNTGFLVKLLCNSHYFTGFHLYTGYMLLPPMDVYEVIYLKRLWTNEHLLSILEF, from the exons ATGAGTAGTGTAATGTTATCTTCATCCTCTTCGTCCATGGCTCTCCATCGCCTGCTCCGACCCGCTCCCATCCTTTCTTTCTCCTTCCTTAAGCAATCTCTCTATCTTCTTCCCCATCAAACGACGTCACTTCATCCCATCACCAACAATTCTCCTTCCTTCTTCCCCTCTCTTCGGACCCATACATCAATCTTCCTTCGTTCTAGAACTTTCTCGAACCTTCCAATTAGCTGTACTTCtcaagctctcttggaatcttCTGAGGATGTGGAAGACGAGGAaattgtaaaagtaaatgaagaagTTACTGCCCCCAGGCCTAGTGAGtctgagagaaaaatattaaggGCGAAATTGCCGAACCTGACTgtgaaggagaagaaagaattggCATCGTATGCACATAGTTTAGGGAAGAAGCTAAAGAGCCAACAGGTTGGCAAATCTGGTGTTACTGATACTGTGGTAATGGCTTTAGAGGAGACTCTTGAAGCTAATGAGCTTCTCAAG CTCAAAATACATGGTACCTGTCCCGGAGGAGAGCTGGATGATGTTGTAAAGCATTTGGAGGAAGCAACTGGCTCAGTGGTTGTTGGTCAAATTGGTAGGACTGTGATTCTCTACCGTCCAAGCCTGACAAAAATGAAAGCtgaagagaagaagaaacaggctcaaattctttttttgaaaaaacaaaaacaatatgCAGAGAGGCGATCATTTCAGGTCATCTTTCATTTATCTAGTTTCTTTTATAACACCGGTTTCCTAGTTAAGCTTTTGTGCAACTCTCACTATTTTACTGGGTTCCACTTATACACGGGGTACATGCTACTTCCACCTATGGACGTGTACGAAGTAATTTACCTAAAAAGGCTTTGGACAAATGAGCACCTTTTGTCCATATTAGAATTTTGA
- the LOC125866075 gene encoding uncharacterized protein LOC125866075 isoform X2, with the protein MSSVMLSSSSSSMALHRLLRPAPILSFSFLKQSLYLLPHQTTSLHPITNNSPSFFPSLRTHTSIFLRSRTFSNLPISCTSQALLESSEDVEDEEIVKVNEEVTAPRPSESERKILRAKLPNLTVKEKKELASYAHSLGKKLKSQQVGKSGVTDTVVMALEETLEANELLKLKIHGTCPGGELDDVVKHLEEATGSVVVGQIGRTVILYRPSLTKMKAEEKKKQAQILFLKKQKQYAERRSFQDKGPVPRSYARSRRGSSRV; encoded by the exons ATGAGTAGTGTAATGTTATCTTCATCCTCTTCGTCCATGGCTCTCCATCGCCTGCTCCGACCCGCTCCCATCCTTTCTTTCTCCTTCCTTAAGCAATCTCTCTATCTTCTTCCCCATCAAACGACGTCACTTCATCCCATCACCAACAATTCTCCTTCCTTCTTCCCCTCTCTTCGGACCCATACATCAATCTTCCTTCGTTCTAGAACTTTCTCGAACCTTCCAATTAGCTGTACTTCtcaagctctcttggaatcttCTGAGGATGTGGAAGACGAGGAaattgtaaaagtaaatgaagaagTTACTGCCCCCAGGCCTAGTGAGtctgagagaaaaatattaaggGCGAAATTGCCGAACCTGACTgtgaaggagaagaaagaattggCATCGTATGCACATAGTTTAGGGAAGAAGCTAAAGAGCCAACAGGTTGGCAAATCTGGTGTTACTGATACTGTGGTAATGGCTTTAGAGGAGACTCTTGAAGCTAATGAGCTTCTCAAG CTCAAAATACATGGTACCTGTCCCGGAGGAGAGCTGGATGATGTTGTAAAGCATTTGGAGGAAGCAACTGGCTCAGTGGTTGTTGGTCAAATTGGTAGGACTGTGATTCTCTACCGTCCAAGCCTGACAAAAATGAAAGCtgaagagaagaagaaacaggctcaaattctttttttgaaaaaacaaaaacaatatgCAGAGAGGCGATCATTTCAG GATAAAGGACCGGTACCTAGATCATATGCTCGTAGTCGCCGAGGAAGTAGCAGGGTTTGA